A section of the Variovorax sp. PBS-H4 genome encodes:
- a CDS encoding CocE/NonD family hydrolase, which produces MTALKPSTTGRQYADWTPTAVAMSGLGHRMLADQMVPVADDAALHTDVYLPETQGRYPAVVIFGGYSAELASAGVPMGSNEIGSPPVFTDRGYCPVVVERRGMGRSTGEQAPHFHPQDTDDEVKVIAWAAEQPWCNGEVVLFGTSYYGVTQLLAAERKPPALKAFFANEVCTDLYRHLINFGGAPALYFLNVWMGANFTKGMEDLRLSPQKRALISQLTNGRLHPLMEKIVHRKMDDLFTHFMAATPTEPILRSYVDWIFDAKTPDHPGLPTGSSGRLDQIDIPFTVVQNLGYLNLHQFGTYDLWENASTPADRKWMILGPAEYDLPVFSWQKEALAFFDHILRGTDNGYDAQPPVRYWVEGAESFATDISFPPATARRRRLYLGSESTLSDQVPAEGSDSWLAVPLGLPTLGGLDTIDRQLVTFTMQIERDTQLAGAVTARLTFSCNEIDSFIMARLSRIDTQGTPHLLSTGAVRPTTCTEDPSRSTSIEIVHDTGIRTPLVPGEPTEVWFSLTPFPVLLRAGERLQLDIGSRSDLLRGDPSDGYVQFDIPAPPYLCRNTVHFGGESWIEVDETDVH; this is translated from the coding sequence ATGACTGCGCTGAAACCCTCGACCACCGGCCGGCAGTACGCCGACTGGACCCCCACCGCCGTCGCGATGAGCGGCCTCGGCCACCGCATGCTTGCCGATCAGATGGTCCCGGTCGCCGACGACGCCGCATTGCACACCGACGTCTATCTGCCCGAGACGCAGGGCCGCTACCCAGCGGTCGTCATCTTCGGCGGCTACTCCGCCGAGCTGGCCTCGGCGGGAGTTCCCATGGGCAGCAACGAGATCGGCTCCCCGCCGGTGTTCACCGACCGCGGCTACTGCCCCGTCGTCGTCGAACGCCGCGGCATGGGGCGCTCCACCGGTGAACAGGCCCCCCACTTCCACCCGCAGGACACCGACGACGAAGTGAAGGTCATCGCCTGGGCCGCTGAACAGCCCTGGTGCAACGGCGAGGTCGTTCTGTTCGGCACCTCGTACTACGGCGTCACCCAACTGCTCGCGGCCGAACGGAAACCCCCTGCCCTGAAGGCGTTCTTCGCCAACGAGGTGTGCACGGACCTCTACCGCCATCTGATCAACTTCGGTGGGGCCCCGGCCCTGTACTTCCTGAACGTGTGGATGGGTGCCAACTTCACCAAGGGGATGGAGGACCTGCGTCTCAGTCCGCAGAAGCGCGCGCTGATCAGTCAACTCACCAACGGCCGACTCCATCCGTTGATGGAGAAGATCGTGCACCGCAAGATGGACGACCTGTTCACCCACTTCATGGCCGCCACCCCGACCGAACCCATCCTGCGCTCCTACGTCGACTGGATCTTCGACGCGAAAACGCCCGACCACCCGGGCCTGCCGACGGGATCGTCCGGGAGACTGGACCAGATCGACATCCCGTTCACCGTCGTGCAGAACCTCGGCTATCTCAACCTGCACCAGTTCGGCACCTACGATCTGTGGGAGAACGCTTCCACCCCGGCCGATCGCAAGTGGATGATCCTCGGCCCCGCCGAGTACGACCTGCCCGTCTTCTCCTGGCAGAAGGAGGCTCTGGCTTTCTTCGACCACATCCTGCGGGGCACCGACAACGGCTACGACGCCCAGCCTCCCGTCCGCTACTGGGTCGAGGGCGCGGAGAGCTTCGCGACGGACATCTCGTTCCCCCCCGCAACCGCACGCCGTCGACGGCTGTACCTCGGGTCCGAGAGCACCCTGTCGGACCAGGTGCCGGCCGAAGGCAGCGACAGCTGGCTCGCCGTCCCCCTGGGACTGCCGACCCTCGGCGGCCTCGACACCATCGACCGCCAGCTGGTCACCTTCACCATGCAGATCGAACGCGACACCCAACTCGCCGGTGCTGTGACTGCCCGGCTGACGTTCAGCTGCAACGAGATCGATTCCTTCATCATGGCGCGACTGTCCCGCATCGACACCCAGGGCACGCCGCACCTGCTGTCCACCGGCGCCGTCCGCCCCACCACCTGCACCGAGGACCCCTCCCGATCCACCAGCATCGAAATCGTCCACGACACCGGGATCCGCACTCCCCTGGTCCCGGGAGAGCCGACCGAGGTGTGGTTCAGCCTCACCCCCTTCCCGGTCCTGCTACGGGCCGGTGAACGACTGCAGCTCGACATCGGTAGCCGCTCCGACCTACTGCGCGGCGACCCGTCCGACGGCTACGTCCAATTCGACATCCCCGCCCCGCCCTACCTGTGCCGCAACACCGTCCACTTCGGCGGCGAGAGTTGGATCGAGGTCGACGAGACCGATGTTCACTGA
- a CDS encoding CocE/NonD family hydrolase, translating into MFTDRPWHRPGATTYALTRLRGLRRPPVTVVEAPDVIVDNNRPIPTRDGTVLRANVYRPQGAGPWPVILCAHPYGKDNLPTRNGKGWKLSPQFRAMRQTSPVRFSPYTSWEAPDPAYWTAHGYVVVNADLRGSGTSDGIGTLLSAQEGRDVADIIQWSAEQPWSTGDVGMLGVSYLAISQYAGAAERPPALRCIAPWEGFTDPYRDLMRPGGVRENGFLQLWSALMKARETVDLAKATAVHPTRDAWWQSLVRDIDRIQVPALLCTSFSDNNLHSRGTFRAFEKIGSTDRFAWTHRSGKWSTFYSDEAKHDQLAFFEHFLAGRTPRPDLPPVRLEIRDSRDVVTAVRAENEWPLARTSWTPWYLGPDDLTDAPATTDGSGTFNLRRTAVAFRRQMTEDCELTGPMSLRIWVELHHTTDANLFVGIEKWRDGKYVPFEGSYGFGRDRVTTGWQRVSMRALEQNASAPGRPQFTFDRAQPVASGEIVPVDVALGPSATSFRAGDELRLVIAGRWLWPRNPLTGQFPARYPKGPKGTATLYWGPDRPAALTVPIIPADHPGSSRQ; encoded by the coding sequence ATGTTCACTGACCGCCCCTGGCACCGCCCCGGCGCCACCACGTACGCACTGACCCGGCTCCGCGGACTTCGCCGTCCACCCGTGACAGTGGTCGAAGCCCCCGACGTGATCGTCGACAACAACCGCCCGATCCCCACCCGGGACGGAACCGTCCTGCGAGCAAACGTGTACCGCCCACAAGGTGCCGGTCCCTGGCCGGTGATCCTGTGCGCGCACCCCTACGGCAAGGACAACCTGCCGACCCGCAACGGCAAGGGATGGAAGCTCTCCCCCCAGTTCCGCGCCATGCGCCAAACCTCGCCCGTGCGGTTCTCCCCGTACACCAGTTGGGAAGCCCCCGACCCCGCCTACTGGACCGCGCACGGCTACGTCGTCGTCAACGCGGACCTGCGCGGGTCGGGCACCTCCGACGGCATCGGCACCCTGCTGTCGGCGCAGGAGGGCCGCGACGTCGCCGACATCATCCAATGGTCGGCCGAACAGCCATGGAGCACCGGTGATGTCGGCATGCTCGGCGTCTCCTACCTGGCAATCAGCCAATACGCCGGCGCCGCCGAACGACCCCCGGCGCTGCGCTGCATCGCCCCGTGGGAGGGCTTCACCGATCCTTACCGCGATCTGATGCGACCCGGCGGGGTCCGTGAGAACGGCTTCCTCCAGCTCTGGTCCGCCTTGATGAAAGCCCGAGAAACGGTCGATCTGGCGAAGGCGACCGCCGTGCACCCGACCCGCGACGCCTGGTGGCAGTCCCTGGTCCGCGACATCGACCGGATCCAGGTACCGGCACTGCTGTGCACCTCGTTCTCCGACAACAACCTGCACAGCCGCGGCACCTTTCGGGCCTTCGAGAAGATCGGCAGTACCGACCGTTTCGCCTGGACCCACCGCAGCGGCAAATGGTCGACCTTCTACTCCGACGAGGCCAAGCACGACCAGCTGGCCTTCTTCGAGCACTTCCTCGCAGGCCGGACACCGCGCCCCGACCTGCCCCCGGTCCGCCTAGAAATCCGGGACAGCCGCGACGTCGTCACCGCCGTCCGCGCCGAGAACGAATGGCCACTGGCCCGGACGTCGTGGACACCCTGGTACCTCGGCCCCGACGATCTCACCGACGCCCCGGCGACCACCGACGGCAGCGGCACCTTCAACCTCCGTCGCACCGCCGTCGCGTTCCGACGCCAGATGACCGAGGACTGCGAACTCACCGGCCCCATGTCCCTGCGGATCTGGGTGGAACTGCATCACACCACTGACGCGAACCTCTTCGTCGGGATCGAGAAATGGCGAGACGGCAAGTACGTGCCGTTCGAGGGCTCCTACGGCTTCGGCCGAGATCGGGTCACCACCGGCTGGCAACGGGTATCGATGCGCGCTCTGGAGCAGAACGCCTCAGCTCCCGGACGGCCCCAGTTCACCTTCGACCGCGCTCAGCCGGTCGCCTCCGGTGAGATCGTCCCGGTAGACGTCGCTCTCGGGCCGTCGGCCACAAGCTTCCGCGCCGGGGACGAGCTTCGCCTCGTCATCGCCGGCCGGTGGCTCTGGCCGCGGAACCCCCTTACCGGGCAGTTCCCCGCCAGGTATCCCAAGGGACCCAAGGGCACGGCCACCCTGTACTGGGGTCCCGATCGCCCCGCAGCTCTGACCGTCCCCATCATTCCCGCTGACCATCCGGGGTCGAGCCGGCAATGA
- a CDS encoding cation diffusion facilitator family transporter has protein sequence MKAAWIEDLLSLAPPIAFLIAVHIVKRPPSAKYPYGLHRAVGVAHLVAGVALFAMGAFLIFDSITGLIGAEHPPIGSVVFLGHQIWLGWLMIGAMALTIPLPIYFGKVKMRLAKELHDKVLYADADMNKADWMTAVGSIVGVTGIGFGLWWADSVAALFIATSILWDGIKNLRSAVTDLMDTTATTFDDDEPHPVARKVDAYLRDLPWADQVGSRVRDQGHVFHVESFIVPAHGHMPTLQQLTDARNGCIALDWKVQDIVLIPIDHLPAEVGGPDHTHPAERSR, from the coding sequence ATGAAAGCAGCCTGGATCGAGGACCTGCTGTCGTTGGCCCCGCCAATCGCCTTTTTGATCGCGGTCCACATCGTCAAGCGGCCGCCATCGGCCAAATACCCCTACGGTCTTCACCGCGCCGTCGGAGTTGCTCACCTGGTCGCCGGCGTCGCCCTGTTCGCGATGGGCGCGTTCCTCATCTTCGACTCGATCACCGGACTGATCGGAGCTGAACACCCACCCATCGGATCCGTGGTGTTCCTGGGCCACCAGATCTGGCTGGGCTGGTTGATGATCGGCGCGATGGCGCTCACCATCCCCCTGCCGATCTACTTCGGCAAGGTCAAAATGCGGCTGGCGAAGGAACTGCACGACAAGGTCCTCTACGCCGACGCCGACATGAACAAGGCCGACTGGATGACTGCTGTCGGGTCCATCGTCGGCGTCACCGGCATCGGATTCGGCCTGTGGTGGGCCGATTCGGTCGCCGCCCTGTTCATCGCCACCAGCATCCTGTGGGACGGCATCAAGAACCTGCGCTCAGCCGTCACCGACCTCATGGACACCACCGCCACCACCTTCGACGACGACGAACCGCACCCCGTCGCCCGGAAAGTCGACGCCTACCTCCGCGACCTGCCCTGGGCCGACCAGGTCGGCTCCAGAGTCCGCGACCAAGGCCACGTCTTCCACGTGGAGTCCTTCATCGTCCCCGCCCACGGTCACATGCCGACCCTGCAACAGCTCACCGACGCCCGGAACGGCTGCATCGCGCTGGACTGGAAAGTCCAGGACATCGTCCTGATCCCGATCGACCACCTGCCCGCAGAAGTCGGCGGACCCGACCACACCCACCCCGCCGAACGCAGCCGCTGA